GAATTACTATAAGAGAGTCCTCAGCGAGGTTTTCAAGGCAATCCAGGAGAAGCcgtcaaaatggaggagaatATACAAGGTTAGTACAAGGGGAGGAGTCTTCCTCTCTCCcttcccccaaaaaaaaaatttccccctttttgatatGCCCTTTTTGGAATGATAACTCGGTTTGGTGATACGTATACCTGTTTTGTCATagcttcttaattttttttttctccattttgggtGACCGTCTCCCCTCCCCCGTAGGGATTAAGACTGTGCGAGTACGTAATGAAAAACGGATGCGAGTACTTCATCAGCGACGTGAAGGATAAAGAGGAactaattaaaaaacttACGCACTTTACCCATTTAGAAGACTTAAAAGACAAAGGAGTAGGTATAAGAGAAatttcaaataatattttaacgTTGTTAAGAGATAACAAATATTTGAAGAATGAAAGAATGGAAGCTGCGAAATATGCAAATATTTGCACCAATATAGAATCTAAGccgattgaaaaaaaaggatttttttcaagtcggaaaaagaaaacaaaaaataaagggaaaaaaattttggagaataacaaaagaaattatatggATACAAGGAGTACAAGAAATCCAcaagaaaaaagtattttCGATCAGATAGAGGAAGAGAGAAATATGCTAAATCAATATGCAAGCAATAATTACGACATGAATGATATTGTGCATAGATCGGATGACCGAAGGAGATCCAGTAGATATACTTCTGCCAGTGCGTCCTCATCAGACTCAGACTCATCCGATGATAGTAGTGGGAGCAGCGggagcagtagcagcagtggGCGTGGCAGCGGGCGTGGTAGTAGACATGGTAGTGGACACCGCAGCGATGGGAGTAGAAGTCGGAGCAGTGGCTCCATATCAGGACATAAATCAAACAGAAGGAAATCAGGCAGAGGAAGAAAGCACAGAAATGCATCTGTACAGTCTTCAAAATATTCACACTCTTCTTCAGCATCACATTATGGTTCGAGATCTTCATATAATTCTCGTTCCAAGTCAGCTCGTTCATCATCTCGTGTATCTTCACGAAGTTCCTCTCGTAACTCGTCCGCCTCGTCCTCTGCGTCGAGATCGTCGTCGCGGTCGTCCCGCTACTCATCCGCGTCAAGTCAGTCCAGTTACTCTTCGAAGAAGAAATCTCACGCACGAGATAGGAATCGGAAGAGCAAAGGCTCCAGAAGGAACAAGTCGGGGCGCTCTAGATGAGCAGCCACGGGGAGAGACAGCTGCCAGGAAGTTAACACACCAGGTAGAATatccaaatggagaaaacacaaaaaggatTATTTACATGCGAGCATAAATTGAACAGCTTTGGCAGGACCAGTAGGGCGTCCCCCCCCTAAAAATGATGAGGCTGCCTTCGAAGTTTTGAACCCCTGGAAGTTTTGAACGAAGGGGAGCAGAGCGAAATGTCAGTTGATTGAAATATGTAGTAGGGTTCATGCCCTATGCATGTTGGATTCGCTCATTTGGAGGTTACCTAATGGAGGGAAGAGACGACCGATATGGGGTATAACACTTTTGCCATTTGTTTTGTCCCAGCTGGGGATGCTAAGAGGGAGTAACAGGGTAAACAGTCCACCTCCGCGGAGGCGTTTAACTCGTTCGTGGAGCAAGAATATACGATATATATAAGTGCAGGCACTCATGATCGAGAGAATACGTGGTGTAGGAGGTGGGAAGCAGCATGAGGCTATAAGACGATTCGAAGCGTTAGTGATGGGAAAATTactaccatttttttttttttttttttaatttaccaCCGGTAGGCAGAGTTCGCCAAACGGTTGGGACATATCACATTTGAGCTGGCACtttgagga
This genomic stretch from Plasmodium cynomolgi strain B DNA, chromosome 14, whole genome shotgun sequence harbors:
- a CDS encoding ENTH domain containing protein (putative), which encodes MLIFKKVNSKVLSINNYLQKYLESNQFEKNLKEALNNKNYGVSNSLLYDLSISTYDANYYKRVLSEVFKAIQEKPSKWRRIYKGLRLCEYVMKNGCEYFISDVKDKEELIKKLTHFTHLEDLKDKGVGIREISNNILTLLRDNKYLKNERMEAAKYANICTNIESKPIEKKGFFSSRKKKTKNKGKKILENNKRNYMDTRSTRNPQEKSIFDQIEEERNMLNQYASNNYDMNDIKEIRQRKKAQKCICTVFKIFTLFFSITLWFEIFI